GAAATCGCAGACCGCCTGATCCTTTCCGGAGCACTGGATGTGGTGGTGATTGACTCCGTAGCCGCACTGGTGCCAAAAGGTGAACTGGAAGGCGAAATGGGTGACAGCAAAATGGGTCTTCAAGCCCGCCTGATGTCTCAGGCACTGCGTAAACTGACCGCCACTATCAATAAGACCAATACTATTTGCATATTCATCAACCAGCTTCGTGAAAAGATCGGTGTGATGTTCGGTAACCCCGAAACTACTACCGGTGGTAATGCCCTGAAGTTCTACGCATCTGTCCGCCTCGACATTCGTCGTATGGCGCAGATCAAAGACGGAGATGAAGCAATCGGTAACCGTGTTAAAGTGAAAGTGGTAAAAAATAAAGTAGCTCCTCCTTTCCGCGCAGCAGAATTCGATATCGTGTTCGGAGAAGGTATCTCCAAAACCGGTGAGATCCTCGATATGGGCGTGGAGCTGGGAATCGTACAGAAAAGCGGTAGCTGGTTCAGCTACAATAGCGATAAACTCGGCCAGGGCCGCGATGCAGTGAAACAACTGCTCATCGATAATCCTGAGCTGTCAATGGAGATCGAAACAAAGATCCGCGAAAAAATTAAAGAAATGCAGGACGCTAACTAAAGTATCCCATCAACCCTGCATTCAAAAGATAGTTTTATGATGGGTTAGTAAATAGTAGGACCGGCCAATTCTTTGGCTGGTTTTTCTTTTTATACATATTATATACAGGAAGAACTAAGCAACACACATAAAGCCTCCCACATTCTGTTTCAGGAAACTCTCTATCTGCACATCCTGCAGACTCTTACCTTTCACCGCCCAGAAATAAGGCATGGTCCGGCTTTCTCCCCTTCCTTCAAAACTGATCTCCATCGCCTTCGGCGCAGATGGGATCAATACCAGGCCCCGTTCCCGGTCTACCATATACGAACTGTTGATCACCAGCTTCTTTACCGTGAATGAATAACCGCTTTTAGTACTTACCCTGAACCGGTTGCCATTCCAGCCGATCGACGCCAGTTGTACTACACTCACTTCCTTCAACCGCTTGCCGGAACGACGGAACTGTTCCACCAATGTTTGCACTCGGCCAGCGCCAGCCTGTACAATTACAAGATCGGTATCATCCTGCTGTAATTCCCCCACCACCAGGTCCGGCATCAGCAAAACCGCCGGAGCGATCATTCCGGATTGAAACAGAAAATTTCTCCTGTTCATATAATTGATTTTTAGAATGTAATGATAAAAAATCATCGCTCGCCAGGCCAAAGGAATTATGATTGTAACCCACTTACACCAGTTTAGCATACTGATCTTTCAGAGATCCGCAGAACCAAACCATTTTTCGCATATACATCAGGGATAGCTGCCAAATGCAGCACAGTACTTTATTTCACAGTATTAGAGGGGGAAATGATTGATCAAAAATAGAGAAAGTAACAGAAATAAAAAAGGGGTCTGAATAGACATTCAACCCCGCTTTAAAATCCAATATCCTATGAAAAACCGAGGTAAAAATAAGGGTGAATTTTCATTTCTGCAATACCATTTTGTGGTAATCCTAAAAAAGGTATGCCGAATTGATCTAGATCAATTTTTTAATAGCTTTTCCTGGCTTATAGTACCGGTAACCCGGTTGTTTACGCGTAAAATGTACACCCCCTTTTCCAGGGAACTCACATTTAGGGTCTGCAACCCATGAAAACCGCTTTGACTGAGCCGGATCACGCCCCGGGCATCGATGATCTGCACATCTGAAGCATGCTCGGAACGGATGATAAGAATATTATCTACAGGGTTGGGGTAAAACTTGAAGGAAATATCACCGGCAATCAGGGTGGAAGCGATCAGCGAGTGCTGGTCTACCCCACTCTTTCCAGCATGTTTGATCCGGTAGGCATTGCGGCCCTTTCCGGGAGAATCATCTACCCATTCATACCAATCCCCCGAAACCGGTTGCTTCAGCAAGGCCACCATTTCAAAATCTCGACCATTCACACTTCTTTCTACCGCCACAAACGCAGCGCCCTCAATGCGCGCCAGCCGCCAGTTCAACAACACTTTCGTTCTCTCCTTTACGATCGCGGCCAGGTTGGTCACCTGAACAGAAGAATCGTCTCCCTCTGCCAGTAAAGACCTTTCATCTGATGCCGGTACAGTCTGCCCCTGCAGTACAACTACACCACCCAATACAAGGAACAAACAGAACATCAGATTTTTGACCATAGGTTCAAGCTTTGAATTTTCAGGGAACAGCTTATTTACAATATCTGTGCCGCGGCTGTTGAAAACGAAGCCAAACCTTTCAAAATTTTTACATTACAGTTAAAGTTTCTTCAAAATGACGCTTATCAGTACCTTTAAGCATGATCAAGACCCGACGCTTAAACATTAGAAAACGGATCGCTCTCGTAGCGCATGACAATAAGAAAAAAGACCTGATAGAATGGGCTGAATTCAATAAAGTGGTTTTGGCCAAACATGAACTGATTGCCACCGGAACCACGGGGAAGTTGATGGAGGATCAGCTCGACAGGCCCGTAAAGAAACTGCTCAGCGGACCGCTCGGCGGCGACCAGCAGATCGGAGCCATGATTGCAGGTGGAGAGATCGATGTACTGATCTTCTTCTGGGACCCCATGGAAGCACAACCTCATGATAGCGACGTAAAAGCCCTGCTCCGAATCGCGATGGCCTGGAATTGCATCATGGCCTGCGACCGCTCCACGGCAGACTTTGTGCTGACTTCACCCCTGATGCAGACTGAATACACGCTCAATATTCCGGATTATTCCACCTACCTTAAACGAAAGATCGATTGAGTTTGTTAATGTTTCTATAGCTTCCGGCAATCGGGTAAATGCTCCGTAAATTTGCCGGTTACCCATTTTACTTATGGCATTCAATTTACACACCCCCTTTCCTCCGGCGGGCGACCAGCCGGAAGCCATCCGTCAATTGACCGAAGGCATACAGAATGGAGAGAAACACCAGGTGCTGCTCGGTGTCACCGGTAGTGGTAAAACCTTTACCATGGCCAATGTGATCCAGCAGGTACAACGTCCTACACTGGTGCTCACACATAACAAAACACTCGTAGCCCAGCTGTACGGAGAGTTCAAACAGTTCTTTCCAGACAATGCCGTTGGCTATTTCGTGAGCTATTACGATTATTACCAGCCCGAGGCTTATATGCCCGTGTCTGACACTTATATCGAAAAAGATCTCAGCATCAATGATGAGCTGGACAAACTCCGGCTTCACGCTACCTCTGAGTTACTTTCAGGAAGACGTGATATCATCGTTGTGGCTTCCGTAAGCTGTATCTATGGTATGGGTAATCCGCAGGTCCTCGAAAGCGGGATCATCCGCATCAATCGCGGACAATCCATTTCCCGTCAGGGTTTCCTGCATGCACTGGTGAATGCACTGTACAATCGCACACAAACGGAATTCACGCGGGGCACCTTCCGTGTGAAAGGAGATACAGTAGACATCAACCTGCCTTACCTAGATCAGGGCCTTCGCATCACCTTCTTCGGTGATGAGATCGAAACCATCGAAACGCTGGACATCAAAACAGGTAAACGTATCGCAGGAAAGGAAACAGCCGCCATCTTTCCTGCCAACCTTTATCTGGCGCCCAAAGACATCATTCAACAGATCCTTTTCGAGATACAGGACGAAGCCAATTCACAAGTGGAATATTTCAAGAAAACAGGCAAGTTCATCGAAGCACAAAGGCTTGGTGAACGTGTGAACTATGATGTGGAAATGATCCGTGAGCTCGGCTATTGCAATGGCGTGGAAAACTACTCGCGCTTTTTCGACAGAAGAATTCCAGGTACCCGCCCATTCTGTCTGCTCGATTATTTCCCGGATGATTACCTTATGATCATCGATGAAAGCCATCAAACCATTCCGCAGGTCAGCGGTATGTACGGCGGCGACCGCAGCCGCAAGCTGGTGCTGGTTGATTACGGATTCCGTCTTCCCTCCGCACTCGATAACCGTCCACTCAATTTCCACGAATTTGAATCGCTCACCAATCAGGTTGTATACGTATCAGCCACGCCCGGAGAATATGAACTTGAAAAGACAGGCGGTGTTGTGGCCGAACAGATCGTGCGGCCAACAGGATTGCTCGATCCTCCCATCGAGGTTCGTCCGAGTGTAAATCAGATCGATGATCTGCTGGACGAGATCGATAAGCGCGTGAAGAAAGGAGACCGCGTACTGGTTACCACCCTGACCAAACGCATGGCAGAGGAAATGGACAAGTACCTGCATCGCATCAATATCAAATCGAAATACATTCACAGCGAAGTGGACACACTGGAACGCGTTGAGATCCTGCGCCAGCTCAGGCTCGGAGAGATCGATGTACTCGTGGGCGTGAACCTGCTCCGTGAAGGCCTCGACCTTCCGGAAGTGTCGCTGGTGGCTATTCTCGATGCAGACAAAGAAGGTTTCCTCCGCAATGAGCGCTCCCTCACACAGACTGCAGGACGCGCAGCCCGTAACGTGGATGGTCTTGTTATCTTCTATGCAGACAAGATCACAGAAAGTATGCAGCGCACTATGGACGAAACCTCACGTCGCCGTGAAAAACAGGTTGCGTACAACCTCGAACATAATATCACTCCCAGAACAGTCACCAAATCCATAGAGCAGGTGATTGCACAAACCTCCGTAATCGATGTCAAAGGTTATGACCCCGACAGCCCGCTGCGGATCATGCCTGGCGAAGATATAGTCCGTCTTTCTGCCGCCGCTGAGGAACAGGTAGAATATAAAACCATTCCACAAATTGAAAAAGCCGTTGGCAAAGTGAAGAAAGAAATGGAAAAAGCTGCCAGGGACCTGGACTTCATGGAAGCCGCCAGGTTGAGGGACGAAATGTTTGCGCTGCAAAAGCAACTGGAAGAAATGAAGCAGTGATAGCCCCTCTTTTCCCAACTTCCGCCAGTTCAAAAAGCTTACTAAATTCCTGAGCAATCGGATCGCCTTTGTTGTTAACTTAGCAGCATGAGGCAAAAAGTATTCCTTCTCGACGCACTGGCGCTTGTATTTCGTGCTTACTATGCATTGATCCGCAACCCAAGGATCACTTCCAAAGGCAGGAACACCAATGCACAGTTCGGCTTCACCAATACATTACTCGATCTGCTGAACAACCAGAAGCCAACCCATATGGCCGTTTGCTTCGATACATCAGCTCCCACTGAAAGACATACCGAATTCACAGAATACAAAGCCAACCGCCAGGATGCGCCGGAAGACCTCAAGGCTGCTCTTCCCGATATCAAAAAGATCATCCGCGGATTCAATATTCCCGTGATTGAATTTGATGGTTATGAAGCAGACGATGTGATAGGCACCCTCAGCAAACAGGCAGCCAAAGCAGGCTATGAAGTGTTCATGGTAACGCCGGACAAGGATTATGGTCAACTCGTTGACGGCAATATCAAGATCTACAAACCCGGCTACCAGGGCGGAGATGCAGAGATCCTCGGCGCCAAAGAGGTTTGCGAAAAATGGAATATCAAAGAAGTGCATCAGGTGATCGATATTCTCGGGCTCATGGGAGACGCAGTGGACAATATCCCCGGCATCCCTGGTGTTGGAGAGAAAACCGCCGCCAAACTGCTGGCAGAATATGGCACTCTTGAGAACGTACTCGAAAATGCAGACAAGATCAAAGGCGCACTCGGCGAAAAAATACGCAATGGCGCTAATTCAGCCATCCTCTCCAAAAAACTGGCCACCATCATTACAGACGTGCCCGTTGAATTCCACGCAGAAGATTTCAAAGTAAAAGAGATCAACAAAGATCTGCTGGCAGAAATTTTCTCAGAGCTCGAATTCAAAACCATCGGTAAACGCATTCTCGGCGAAAGCTTCAATGTAATTCCCGGAGCCGCTCCACAGGGCGTTCAAACCGATCTCTTCGGCAATGCCGTTGATACGCCTGCAGCTAAAAGCAAAGGGAAGAAAGAAGAAGAAGCAACCGATGAAGACCGCGCACCCAGCACAGAAACGCTGCACGCCGGCAAGACCATTCATAACACTGCACACCAATACCGCGCCATCACGGAAGACGCCGCCATCGATACCCTGATCAAAGAACTGATGGAGCAACCCGAGATCTGCTTCGATACCGAAACCACCAATCTAGATGCCAATGACGCCGAACTGGTAGGCATGAGCTTCTCTTACAAAACAGGAGAAGCCTACTACGTTCCCTGCTCTCCCGATCAGGAACAAACGAAAAAGCTATTGAAGAAATTCGCGCCGCTTTTCGACAATACCAATATCATCTGGCTCGGTCAGAACCTCAAATATGACATGCTCGTACTGAAATGGTACGGCTTCGAGCTGAAAGGAAATATTTTCGATACCATGCTTGCCCATTACGTGATAGAACCCGATGGCAAACGCAGCATGGACGTGCTCAGCGTGCAATACCTCGGCTATGAGCCCATTCATATCGATGAACTTATCGGCAAGAAAGGAAAGACACAGGGCAATATGCGTGATGTAGAATTGTCGAAGATCACAGACTATGCCGCAGAAGATGCAGATGTGACCCTGCAATTGAAACAGGTGTTTGCTCCTTTGCTCAAGACCAAAGAAGTAGAAAAAGTATTCAGTGAAGTGGAGAACCCGCTCGTGAAAGTACTTACCGATATGGAGTTCGAAGGTGTTCGCATCGATGTGGACTTCCTCAAAGAATATTCATCTCAACTTGAACAGGAAGCCAAACAGGCCGAAGAGAACGTATTCCAGCAGGCTGGAGTGAAATTCAATCTCGGTTCTCCCAAACAGTTAGGAGAAGTGCTTTTCGAGAAACTGCAATTGGATCCCAGGGCCAAAAAGACCAAGACCGGTCAATATGCTACCGGCGAAGATGTGCTGTTGAAACTGGCCGGCCAGAATAAGATCGTTGATGATATCCTGGCCTACCGCGAGCTCACCAAGTTGCGCTCCACCTACGTGGACGCTCTACCACAGATGATCAACCGCAAAACGGGCCGCGTGCACACATCGTATGCCCAGGCTGTTGCAGTTACTGGTCGGCTTAGCAGCAATAACCCCAACCTGCAGAATATTCCCGTTCGTACAGACCGTGGCAAGGAGATCCGCAAGGCTTTCATTCCCCGCGATAATGGCCATACCCTCCTCTCTGCCGACTATTCGCAGATCGAACTGCGCATTGTGGCCGCCATCAGCGGAGACCCGGCCATGTGCGAAGCGTTCAAGCTCGGCAAGGATATCCATACTGCCACTGCTGCAAAAGTGTATGGGGTAGACGAAGCAGATGTGACCAAGGAAATGCGCTACAAAGCCAAGAGCGTGA
This portion of the Pseudobacter ginsenosidimutans genome encodes:
- the recA gene encoding recombinase RecA, which codes for MSKDKEKEAAGTGGNSEKLKALKLTIDKIEKDFGKGSVMMMNEKSQDPHEVVSTGSIGLDTALGIGGFPRGRIIEIYGPESSGKTTIAIHAIAEAQKKGGMCAIIDAEHAFDSAYARKLGVDVDNLLISQPDYGEQALEIADRLILSGALDVVVIDSVAALVPKGELEGEMGDSKMGLQARLMSQALRKLTATINKTNTICIFINQLREKIGVMFGNPETTTGGNALKFYASVRLDIRRMAQIKDGDEAIGNRVKVKVVKNKVAPPFRAAEFDIVFGEGISKTGEILDMGVELGIVQKSGSWFSYNSDKLGQGRDAVKQLLIDNPELSMEIETKIREKIKEMQDAN
- a CDS encoding T9SS type A sorting domain-containing protein; protein product: MVKNLMFCLFLVLGGVVVLQGQTVPASDERSLLAEGDDSSVQVTNLAAIVKERTKVLLNWRLARIEGAAFVAVERSVNGRDFEMVALLKQPVSGDWYEWVDDSPGKGRNAYRIKHAGKSGVDQHSLIASTLIAGDISFKFYPNPVDNILIIRSEHASDVQIIDARGVIRLSQSGFHGLQTLNVSSLEKGVYILRVNNRVTGTISQEKLLKN
- a CDS encoding methylglyoxal synthase, whose product is MIKTRRLNIRKRIALVAHDNKKKDLIEWAEFNKVVLAKHELIATGTTGKLMEDQLDRPVKKLLSGPLGGDQQIGAMIAGGEIDVLIFFWDPMEAQPHDSDVKALLRIAMAWNCIMACDRSTADFVLTSPLMQTEYTLNIPDYSTYLKRKID
- the uvrB gene encoding excinuclease ABC subunit UvrB — encoded protein: MAFNLHTPFPPAGDQPEAIRQLTEGIQNGEKHQVLLGVTGSGKTFTMANVIQQVQRPTLVLTHNKTLVAQLYGEFKQFFPDNAVGYFVSYYDYYQPEAYMPVSDTYIEKDLSINDELDKLRLHATSELLSGRRDIIVVASVSCIYGMGNPQVLESGIIRINRGQSISRQGFLHALVNALYNRTQTEFTRGTFRVKGDTVDINLPYLDQGLRITFFGDEIETIETLDIKTGKRIAGKETAAIFPANLYLAPKDIIQQILFEIQDEANSQVEYFKKTGKFIEAQRLGERVNYDVEMIRELGYCNGVENYSRFFDRRIPGTRPFCLLDYFPDDYLMIIDESHQTIPQVSGMYGGDRSRKLVLVDYGFRLPSALDNRPLNFHEFESLTNQVVYVSATPGEYELEKTGGVVAEQIVRPTGLLDPPIEVRPSVNQIDDLLDEIDKRVKKGDRVLVTTLTKRMAEEMDKYLHRINIKSKYIHSEVDTLERVEILRQLRLGEIDVLVGVNLLREGLDLPEVSLVAILDADKEGFLRNERSLTQTAGRAARNVDGLVIFYADKITESMQRTMDETSRRREKQVAYNLEHNITPRTVTKSIEQVIAQTSVIDVKGYDPDSPLRIMPGEDIVRLSAAAEEQVEYKTIPQIEKAVGKVKKEMEKAARDLDFMEAARLRDEMFALQKQLEEMKQ
- the polA gene encoding DNA polymerase I, with protein sequence MRQKVFLLDALALVFRAYYALIRNPRITSKGRNTNAQFGFTNTLLDLLNNQKPTHMAVCFDTSAPTERHTEFTEYKANRQDAPEDLKAALPDIKKIIRGFNIPVIEFDGYEADDVIGTLSKQAAKAGYEVFMVTPDKDYGQLVDGNIKIYKPGYQGGDAEILGAKEVCEKWNIKEVHQVIDILGLMGDAVDNIPGIPGVGEKTAAKLLAEYGTLENVLENADKIKGALGEKIRNGANSAILSKKLATIITDVPVEFHAEDFKVKEINKDLLAEIFSELEFKTIGKRILGESFNVIPGAAPQGVQTDLFGNAVDTPAAKSKGKKEEEATDEDRAPSTETLHAGKTIHNTAHQYRAITEDAAIDTLIKELMEQPEICFDTETTNLDANDAELVGMSFSYKTGEAYYVPCSPDQEQTKKLLKKFAPLFDNTNIIWLGQNLKYDMLVLKWYGFELKGNIFDTMLAHYVIEPDGKRSMDVLSVQYLGYEPIHIDELIGKKGKTQGNMRDVELSKITDYAAEDADVTLQLKQVFAPLLKTKEVEKVFSEVENPLVKVLTDMEFEGVRIDVDFLKEYSSQLEQEAKQAEENVFQQAGVKFNLGSPKQLGEVLFEKLQLDPRAKKTKTGQYATGEDVLLKLAGQNKIVDDILAYRELTKLRSTYVDALPQMINRKTGRVHTSYAQAVAVTGRLSSNNPNLQNIPVRTDRGKEIRKAFIPRDNGHTLLSADYSQIELRIVAAISGDPAMCEAFKLGKDIHTATAAKVYGVDEADVTKEMRYKAKSVNFGIIYGQGAFGLADNLGISRTEAKEIIDNYKKQFSNIQKYMDDTINFARETGYVQTLMGRKRWLRDINSANFTVRGFAERNAINSPIQGTAADMIKLAMIKLHHEFKKNKFKSKMILQVHDELVFDAVLEEVDTIKPLILDCMSSALTLPNEVPVLAEIGGGKNWLEAH